The following are from one region of the Hydrogenimonas sp. SS33 genome:
- a CDS encoding exonuclease domain-containing protein gives MPPIIYSVDIEATGVDYRNDRMIQLAVLKVEGENVEAWDDLCYTDIEIPPIVAEMTGITNAKLEEAYWPDETDAFMALQEGNRPENIFLSHGNRLDLAMLANEGLEIVMKKVDTDKCARALLLDAPSYKLGDLIARYGLKERAEAVAKTLGKGDIEAHDALSDAIWHYALYTLLLEKANGDAKELVRLTAEPMMLEKITFGKFKGKRFEEVFEKEPGALVWMYANMTEDWDDLEYTLRHWLQKKPFFWKQAQEEKKKLTIF, from the coding sequence ATGCCGCCTATCATCTATTCCGTCGATATCGAAGCAACAGGAGTTGACTATAGAAACGACCGGATGATTCAGCTGGCGGTGCTGAAGGTGGAGGGAGAGAACGTGGAGGCGTGGGACGACCTCTGTTACACCGACATCGAGATTCCGCCCATTGTTGCGGAGATGACCGGCATTACCAACGCGAAGCTGGAGGAGGCCTACTGGCCCGACGAAACCGACGCTTTCATGGCGCTTCAGGAGGGCAACCGTCCCGAAAACATCTTCCTCTCCCACGGCAACCGGCTCGACCTGGCGATGTTGGCCAACGAGGGGCTGGAGATCGTCATGAAGAAGGTCGACACCGACAAGTGCGCCCGGGCCCTGCTTCTGGATGCCCCCAGCTACAAACTGGGCGACCTCATCGCACGCTACGGCCTCAAGGAGCGGGCGGAGGCGGTCGCCAAAACCCTCGGCAAGGGGGATATCGAAGCCCACGACGCCCTGAGCGACGCCATCTGGCATTACGCCCTCTACACCCTGCTGCTGGAAAAGGCCAACGGCGACGCAAAGGAGCTGGTGCGGCTCACCGCCGAGCCGATGATGCTGGAGAAGATCACCTTCGGGAAGTTCAAGGGGAAACGGTTTGAAGAGGTTTTCGAAAAAGAGCCCGGCGCCCTGGTCTGGATGTACGCCAACATGACCGAAGATTGGGACGACCTGGAGTACACCCTTCGCCACTGGCTGCAGAAGAAACCCTTTTTTTGGAAACAGGCCCAGGAAGAGAAGAAGAAACTGACGATCTTTTAA
- a CDS encoding ComF family protein has protein sequence MRCHSCRRFSFSPLCGACRKLYLRPEPSIRTLPSGLNVVSLYAYDEIEPFLLTKHHPHGWFIYRILAKEAFAVLERAEHFHAVAVDDDATGGYSHTALLAKGLAKRGYRSMHGVLRAQNRVSYSGQSREFRLSNPRDFRYSGPGGIDAVLVDDIVTTGLTLQEAQGVLMRHGVNVRGAIVLADVDR, from the coding sequence ATGCGCTGCCACAGCTGCCGGCGTTTCAGCTTTTCGCCGCTTTGCGGGGCGTGCCGAAAACTCTATCTGCGGCCCGAACCTTCCATTCGAACCCTTCCTTCAGGCCTCAATGTCGTGAGCCTCTATGCCTACGACGAAATCGAGCCTTTTTTGCTCACCAAACACCATCCCCACGGCTGGTTCATCTACCGCATTCTCGCGAAGGAGGCTTTCGCTGTGCTGGAGAGGGCGGAGCACTTCCATGCCGTCGCCGTGGACGACGACGCGACCGGCGGCTACAGCCATACCGCCCTGCTTGCCAAAGGGTTGGCGAAGCGGGGGTACCGGTCGATGCATGGGGTACTGCGGGCGCAAAACAGGGTCTCCTATTCGGGCCAATCGAGGGAGTTTCGCCTCTCGAACCCCCGCGATTTCCGCTACAGCGGGCCCGGCGGCATCGACGCGGTGCTGGTGGACGACATCGTCACGACGGGACTGACGCTACAGGAGGCGCAGGGGGTTCTGATGCGCCACGGCGTGAACGTCAGAGGGGCGATCGTGCTGGCGGATGTGGACCGGTGA
- a CDS encoding phospholipase A, whose translation MQRQIGSLFGSGALALLLLASPAAVLASSSDSQLHKAIGLFEAKHYKEALPLLEELAESGDKTAMYRLAYMYENGLGVPKDFKAAALWYKKAASTYAYAVESQKRELDINSDSFATRFKAQFTPESMAAARENSLAKIGHDTPETKTFFEEFAEGRFFGLMPYKANYILPIGYADQKYRRQPSAYKNFAIADAINPIPGFSRDKKYGYYDEKAEVEFQFSLKKNLTYNLFGFHEYITAAYTQRSFWQLYSASGPFRETNYMPELFATFPTSSEIDNTYGLKATKWGFIHQSNGQEGYRSRSWNRLYLAGLFQWGNLFLKPRVWYRIPETDKSDDYYRGYVDVNHNGRPDTGDRLVDPNSESGKDDNPDITDYLGYGDITFSYLWHKHQFGGLFRYNFGKGGHDRGAVQLDWSYPFFGSKTTFWYFKLFNGYGESLIDYNHNVTKTSFGFAFSRGIFQ comes from the coding sequence ATGCAACGACAGATCGGCTCTCTTTTCGGATCGGGCGCACTGGCGCTTCTTCTTTTGGCCTCCCCTGCCGCGGTCCTGGCGTCCTCCTCCGACAGCCAGCTTCACAAAGCGATCGGGCTTTTCGAAGCGAAACACTACAAAGAGGCGCTCCCCCTTCTCGAAGAGCTCGCCGAGAGCGGGGACAAGACCGCCATGTACCGCCTCGCCTACATGTACGAAAACGGCCTCGGCGTCCCCAAAGACTTCAAGGCGGCGGCCCTGTGGTACAAAAAGGCGGCCAGCACCTACGCCTACGCCGTCGAAAGTCAGAAGAGGGAGCTCGATATCAACAGCGACTCCTTCGCCACCCGTTTCAAGGCCCAGTTCACTCCCGAAAGCATGGCGGCGGCACGGGAAAACTCCCTGGCCAAGATCGGGCACGACACCCCCGAAACCAAAACCTTCTTCGAAGAGTTCGCCGAGGGGCGCTTCTTCGGCCTGATGCCCTACAAAGCCAACTACATTCTTCCCATAGGGTATGCCGATCAAAAATACAGGCGTCAACCTTCAGCCTACAAAAATTTTGCCATTGCCGATGCCATCAATCCCATTCCCGGTTTCAGTCGTGACAAAAAATATGGGTATTACGACGAGAAAGCGGAAGTCGAGTTTCAATTCAGCCTGAAAAAAAATCTCACCTATAACCTTTTCGGATTTCACGAATACATTACCGCAGCCTATACCCAACGTTCTTTCTGGCAGCTCTATTCCGCTTCCGGCCCATTCCGTGAAACCAACTATATGCCCGAACTTTTTGCGACGTTTCCGACCTCTTCCGAGATTGACAACACCTATGGTCTCAAAGCGACAAAATGGGGATTTATTCACCAGTCCAACGGACAGGAAGGGTATCGGTCACGATCGTGGAACCGCCTCTATCTCGCAGGTCTGTTTCAATGGGGCAATCTTTTCCTGAAGCCCAGGGTCTGGTATCGGATTCCCGAAACGGACAAATCGGATGACTACTATCGCGGATATGTGGATGTCAATCACAACGGGAGACCCGATACGGGAGACCGGCTCGTCGACCCCAACTCCGAAAGCGGAAAGGATGACAATCCCGACATTACAGACTATTTGGGCTACGGGGATATCACATTCAGCTATCTTTGGCACAAACACCAGTTCGGCGGGCTCTTTCGCTACAACTTCGGCAAAGGCGGCCACGACCGGGGCGCCGTGCAGCTGGATTGGAGCTACCCCTTCTTCGGCTCCAAGACCACCTTCTGGTACTTCAAGCTCTTCAACGGGTATGGCGAAAGTCTCATCGACTACAACCACAATGTCACGAAAACATCCTTCGGGTTCGCATTTTCCCGGGGAATTTTCCAATAG
- a CDS encoding HlyD family secretion protein — MKVLKLLLTLAILGAAGWFGWQKYEHYKANPWTRDGQVRTQVIQITPRVSGMVTRIYVTDNQHVKAGDPLFDIDPSTYILKVRQAEARLKRAKEASKGMKIEYERIKAIYAKDPGAVSQKDLVRNQVNYLKSLADVDSAVEALNAAKLNLSFTKVAAPVEGWVSNINFQIGSQATANKPLMALVDEKSFWVFGFFREDTIAHVRVGDRAVVTLMTYPDTPLYGRVESIAWGIAPTDGIPGQNLLPKVNPVFQWIRLAQRMPVRIKLDEPLPKGVKLRVGMTASVQILTDTVKQ; from the coding sequence ATGAAAGTGCTGAAACTTCTTTTGACCCTCGCGATTCTGGGTGCCGCCGGCTGGTTCGGCTGGCAAAAGTACGAACACTACAAGGCAAATCCCTGGACCAGGGACGGTCAGGTCCGCACCCAGGTGATCCAGATCACCCCGAGGGTGTCGGGGATGGTGACCCGCATCTACGTCACGGACAACCAGCACGTCAAGGCGGGCGACCCGCTTTTTGATATTGACCCCTCCACCTACATCCTGAAGGTGCGCCAGGCCGAGGCGCGCCTGAAACGGGCGAAAGAGGCATCCAAAGGGATGAAGATCGAGTACGAACGCATCAAGGCGATCTACGCCAAGGACCCCGGTGCCGTGAGCCAAAAAGATCTGGTGCGCAACCAGGTCAACTACCTCAAATCCTTGGCCGATGTCGACAGTGCCGTCGAAGCCCTCAACGCCGCGAAGCTCAACCTCTCCTTCACCAAAGTGGCCGCCCCCGTGGAGGGGTGGGTGAGCAACATCAACTTCCAGATCGGCTCCCAGGCCACCGCCAACAAGCCGCTCATGGCGCTGGTGGATGAAAAAAGCTTCTGGGTCTTCGGCTTTTTTAGGGAAGATACCATCGCCCACGTGCGCGTCGGCGACAGGGCCGTCGTGACGCTGATGACCTACCCCGACACCCCCCTTTATGGCCGGGTCGAGTCGATCGCCTGGGGCATCGCCCCCACCGACGGCATCCCCGGGCAGAACCTCCTGCCCAAAGTCAACCCCGTCTTCCAGTGGATCCGCCTCGCCCAACGCATGCCCGTGCGCATCAAGCTCGACGAACCGCTCCCTAAAGGGGTGAAACTGCGCGTCGGCATGACCGCCTCGGTGCAGATTCTCACCGATACAGTGAAACAGTAA
- a CDS encoding DUF2853 family protein produces the protein MSKLDEKIEKYTEACKKLDLDVSAELVEKVTRGLGPSIYNADAESVSCSDPDELARVRENFLKKKLGLGEDDATLDAAIKEVCEAMGSSNRNKYRALFYALLAKKFEKESVYA, from the coding sequence ATGAGCAAACTGGACGAAAAAATAGAGAAATACACCGAGGCGTGCAAAAAACTCGACCTGGATGTGAGTGCGGAACTGGTAGAAAAGGTGACCCGCGGTCTGGGACCTTCCATCTACAATGCGGATGCCGAATCGGTCTCCTGCTCCGACCCTGACGAACTGGCGAGAGTCCGGGAAAACTTTCTGAAGAAAAAACTGGGCCTTGGTGAAGATGACGCCACGCTCGACGCCGCCATCAAAGAGGTCTGTGAAGCGATGGGCAGTTCCAACCGCAACAAATACCGTGCGCTTTTCTATGCCTTGCTGGCGAAAAAATTCGAAAAAGAGTCGGTTTACGCGTAA
- the lepA gene encoding translation elongation factor 4 — protein sequence MQEKIRNFSIIAHIDHGKSTLADRIIQECGAVTERELGSQMMDTMDIEQERGITIKAQSVRLTYVKDGQPYILNLIDTPGHVDFSYEVSKSLASSEGALLVVDASQGVEAQTIANVYIALENDLEIIPVINKIDLPAADPDRVAEEIEQTIGLDCSGAIFASAKTGEGIRELLDAIVDRVPPPQGDETAPTKAIIYDSWFDNYLGALALVRVFDGAIKKGQEVLIMGTGKKHQVLDLSYPHPLKPMKTGEIKTGEVGIVVLGLKNVSDVAVGDTITDAKNPTKEPVGGFKEAKPFVFAGLYPIDTDKFEELRDALDKLKLNDASISYEPETSVALGFGFRVGFLGMLHMEVVKERLEREFGLDLIATAPTVIYKVELTDGSVVEVQNPSEMPDPAKIVRILEPYVRATIITPTEFLGNIITMMAERRGVQEKMEYLNEERVMLVYAVPMNEIVVDFYDKLKSATKGYASFDYEPIDYREGDLVKLDVRVAGEVVDALSIIVPREKAQSRGRELVKTMKELIPRQLFEVAVQASIGNKVIARETVKSMGKNVTAKCYGGDITRKRKLLEKQKEGKKRMKAIGKVHLPQDAFLAVLKID from the coding sequence ATGCAGGAAAAGATCCGAAACTTCTCCATCATCGCCCATATCGACCACGGCAAAAGTACCCTGGCCGACCGCATCATCCAGGAGTGCGGCGCCGTCACCGAACGGGAGCTTGGCAGCCAGATGATGGACACCATGGATATCGAGCAGGAGCGGGGCATCACCATCAAGGCCCAGAGCGTGCGCCTTACCTACGTCAAGGATGGCCAGCCCTACATCCTGAACCTGATCGACACCCCCGGCCACGTCGACTTCAGTTACGAAGTGAGCAAGTCGCTGGCCTCTTCCGAAGGGGCGCTGCTGGTCGTCGATGCCTCCCAGGGGGTCGAAGCCCAGACCATCGCCAACGTCTACATCGCCCTGGAGAACGACCTGGAGATCATCCCCGTCATCAACAAGATCGACCTCCCCGCCGCCGACCCGGACCGGGTGGCCGAAGAGATCGAGCAGACCATCGGGCTCGACTGCAGCGGGGCGATCTTCGCCAGCGCCAAGACGGGCGAGGGGATCCGCGAACTGCTCGACGCCATCGTGGATAGGGTGCCGCCGCCGCAGGGGGATGAGACGGCACCGACCAAGGCGATCATCTACGACAGCTGGTTCGACAACTACCTGGGAGCGCTGGCGCTGGTGCGGGTCTTCGACGGCGCCATCAAAAAGGGGCAGGAGGTGCTCATCATGGGCACCGGCAAAAAGCACCAGGTACTGGACCTGAGCTATCCGCACCCACTCAAACCCATGAAGACCGGCGAAATCAAAACCGGCGAAGTGGGCATCGTCGTCCTGGGGCTCAAAAACGTCAGCGACGTGGCGGTGGGCGACACGATCACCGACGCCAAAAACCCGACGAAAGAGCCGGTGGGCGGCTTCAAGGAGGCCAAACCCTTCGTCTTCGCCGGCCTCTACCCCATCGACACCGACAAGTTCGAGGAGCTGCGCGACGCCCTGGACAAACTGAAACTCAACGACGCCTCCATCAGCTACGAGCCCGAAACCTCCGTCGCCCTCGGATTCGGCTTTCGGGTCGGCTTTCTGGGGATGCTGCACATGGAGGTGGTCAAGGAGCGGCTGGAGCGGGAGTTCGGCCTCGACCTGATCGCCACGGCCCCGACGGTCATCTACAAGGTGGAGCTGACTGACGGCAGCGTCGTGGAGGTGCAAAACCCCAGCGAAATGCCCGACCCGGCCAAGATCGTGCGGATTCTGGAACCCTACGTCAGGGCGACCATCATCACCCCCACGGAATTTCTGGGCAACATCATCACGATGATGGCCGAGAGGCGCGGCGTGCAGGAGAAGATGGAGTACCTGAACGAAGAGCGGGTGATGCTGGTCTATGCCGTGCCTATGAACGAGATCGTCGTCGACTTCTACGACAAACTCAAAAGCGCCACCAAAGGGTACGCCAGCTTCGACTACGAGCCTATCGACTACCGGGAGGGGGACCTGGTGAAACTCGACGTCCGGGTCGCCGGGGAGGTGGTGGATGCGCTTAGCATCATCGTTCCCCGCGAAAAGGCCCAGAGCCGCGGGCGGGAGCTGGTGAAGACAATGAAAGAGCTCATCCCCCGCCAACTCTTCGAAGTGGCGGTACAGGCGAGCATCGGCAACAAAGTGATCGCCCGCGAAACCGTCAAATCGATGGGCAAAAACGTCACCGCCAAATGCTACGGCGGCGACATCACCCGAAAACGCAAACTCCTCGAAAAGCAGAAAGAGGGGAAAAAACGGATGAAGGCGATCGGCAAGGTCCACCTGCCGCAGGATGCCTTCCTGGCGGTGCTGAAGATCGACTAG
- a CDS encoding ribose-phosphate pyrophosphokinase, with product MRGYKLFSGTASEPFAEEISKYLDAPLSGANIRRFSDGEIGCQISESVRGRDVFIVQSTGAPANDNLMELLIMTDALRRSSARSITAIMPYFGYARQDRKAAPRVPITAKLVANLIQTAGIDRVVTMDLHAGQIQGFFDIPVDNLYGAILFINHIKSKNIENLMVASPDIGGVARARYFASRLGVEMAIVDKRREKANESEVMNIIGDVEGKNIVLVDDMIDTAGTIVKGAAALKEHGARSVIACCTHPVLSGPAYERIRDGELDELIVSDTLPLTQHCEKITVLPAAPIFAEVIRRVYHNESVNSLFA from the coding sequence ATGCGCGGGTACAAACTTTTCTCCGGGACGGCTTCCGAGCCCTTCGCGGAGGAGATCAGCAAGTATCTGGATGCGCCGCTCAGCGGTGCCAACATCCGTCGTTTCAGCGACGGCGAAATCGGCTGTCAGATCAGCGAAAGCGTGCGGGGGCGGGATGTCTTCATCGTCCAGTCCACCGGGGCGCCGGCCAACGACAACCTGATGGAACTTCTCATCATGACCGATGCGCTGCGCCGCTCCTCGGCCCGCTCGATCACGGCGATCATGCCCTATTTCGGCTATGCCCGCCAGGACCGCAAAGCAGCACCCCGGGTGCCCATCACCGCCAAGCTGGTCGCCAACCTAATTCAGACCGCCGGCATCGACCGGGTCGTGACGATGGACCTGCATGCCGGGCAGATTCAGGGATTTTTCGACATTCCCGTCGACAACCTCTACGGGGCGATTCTCTTCATCAACCACATCAAGAGCAAGAATATCGAAAACCTGATGGTCGCCAGCCCCGACATCGGCGGTGTCGCCCGGGCCCGCTACTTCGCCAGTCGCCTGGGGGTGGAGATGGCTATCGTCGACAAGCGCCGCGAAAAGGCCAACGAGTCGGAAGTGATGAACATCATCGGAGACGTGGAGGGCAAGAACATCGTTCTGGTCGACGACATGATCGACACGGCCGGCACCATCGTCAAAGGGGCAGCCGCCCTCAAGGAACACGGTGCCAGGAGCGTCATCGCCTGCTGTACCCATCCGGTGCTCAGCGGTCCCGCGTATGAACGCATCCGTGACGGGGAGCTGGACGAGCTGATCGTCTCCGACACGCTTCCGCTGACCCAGCACTGCGAAAAGATCACCGTCCTTCCGGCGGCGCCCATCTTCGCCGAAGTGATCCGCCGCGTCTACCACAACGAGAGCGTCAACTCGCTCTTCGCCTGA
- a CDS encoding TolC family protein, whose translation MAWMGRLHLFLTWLAALLMLQGCTKLGPDFHGITPPPVSKSLQNDRNVSEAELADWWRIYHDETLDRLVDKALSQSLDLQIAGLRILQARATLGIATGLRYPQAQTLSGNAMSSYHKYHIDSASLSFDLAWEADLWGKYARGIESARASLMAQVASYRAAAVSLLAEVARNYIDYRTTEERIAYAERNVAIQERVTRMTEVQYKAGNVSELDMQQSRTQLYNTRASLPALRLAEIRIVNALAVLLGTTPEEVRTILKPHDKRLLRQINAAIATNSRGIIQLTQKQKNLLALRYIPQPQFDPERIVDASLLTRRPDIRAAEYLAHAKAAQIGIAEAALYPSFRLLGSIGYSASDPNPVLPFLTGWGSLHDNITVAAGPGFSWNIFQYGRLKNDVRLKDAAFEESLVRYSKQVLAAATEVSNALNAYRLTQAQLQERKKALKATVRAFNISVTQYHDGLVSYQRLLSTVEKLTLAQDAYARTKGELAVDAALLYKALGGGWQATDGRSFLSQKSRERMRQRGVDWEHGLDENATRIPEGWE comes from the coding sequence ATGGCGTGGATGGGACGGTTGCATCTTTTTTTAACCTGGCTCGCGGCGCTGCTGATGCTGCAGGGGTGTACGAAACTGGGGCCCGATTTCCACGGCATCACGCCGCCGCCCGTTTCCAAATCGCTTCAAAACGACCGCAACGTCTCCGAAGCGGAGCTGGCCGACTGGTGGCGCATCTACCATGACGAAACCCTCGACAGGCTTGTCGACAAAGCCCTTTCCCAGAGCCTCGACCTCCAGATAGCGGGCCTTCGGATTCTCCAGGCCCGCGCCACGCTCGGCATCGCCACCGGACTGCGGTACCCCCAGGCCCAGACCCTCTCTGGCAACGCCATGAGTTCCTACCACAAATACCACATCGACAGCGCCAGCCTCTCCTTCGACCTGGCGTGGGAGGCGGACCTCTGGGGCAAATACGCCCGCGGTATCGAAAGCGCTAGAGCGTCGCTGATGGCGCAGGTCGCCTCCTACCGAGCCGCCGCCGTCTCCCTGCTGGCGGAAGTGGCGCGCAACTACATCGACTACCGCACAACCGAGGAGCGGATCGCCTACGCCGAGCGCAACGTGGCGATCCAGGAGCGGGTGACCCGCATGACGGAGGTGCAGTACAAAGCGGGCAACGTCAGCGAGCTGGATATGCAGCAGTCCCGCACCCAGCTCTACAACACCCGCGCCTCGCTGCCCGCCCTGCGGCTGGCCGAAATTCGCATCGTCAACGCCCTGGCGGTGCTGCTGGGCACCACCCCCGAAGAGGTGCGCACGATCCTCAAACCCCACGACAAGCGGCTTCTCAGGCAGATCAACGCGGCGATCGCCACCAACAGCCGGGGGATCATCCAACTGACGCAGAAGCAGAAGAACCTGCTGGCGCTGCGCTACATTCCCCAACCGCAATTCGACCCCGAACGGATCGTCGACGCCTCGCTGCTGACCCGCCGTCCCGACATCCGCGCCGCCGAATACCTGGCCCACGCCAAAGCGGCGCAGATCGGCATCGCCGAAGCGGCCCTCTACCCCAGCTTCCGGCTGCTGGGTTCCATCGGCTACAGCGCCTCCGACCCCAATCCCGTCCTGCCATTCCTGACCGGATGGGGAAGCCTCCATGACAATATCACCGTCGCCGCGGGGCCCGGATTTAGCTGGAACATCTTCCAGTACGGCCGCCTCAAAAACGATGTCCGCCTCAAAGACGCCGCCTTCGAAGAGAGCCTGGTGCGCTACTCCAAACAGGTCCTCGCCGCCGCCACGGAAGTTTCCAACGCCCTCAACGCCTACCGCCTCACCCAAGCCCAACTCCAAGAGCGCAAAAAGGCGCTGAAGGCGACGGTGCGCGCCTTCAACATCTCCGTCACCCAGTACCACGACGGACTGGTCAGCTACCAGCGGCTGCTCAGCACCGTCGAGAAGCTCACCCTCGCCCAGGACGCCTACGCCCGCACCAAAGGGGAGCTGGCCGTCGACGCCGCCCTGCTCTACAAAGCCCTCGGCGGCGGCTGGCAGGCCACCGATGGCCGAAGCTTCCTTTCTCAAAAGAGCCGGGAGCGGATGCGGCAGCGGGGCGTCGACTGGGAGCACGGGCTGGACGAGAACGCGACACGGATACCGGAGGGGTGGGAGTGA
- a CDS encoding DUF1656 domain-containing protein, giving the protein MNPYPHELQVGDVYLSPWLPALSLAFLLALVTALLLNRLKLSRLFYAHSYVFLAMMVLYLILIDRFFIRF; this is encoded by the coding sequence ATGAACCCCTACCCCCACGAGCTGCAGGTGGGCGATGTCTACCTCTCGCCCTGGCTGCCCGCCCTCTCCCTCGCCTTTTTGCTGGCGCTGGTGACGGCGCTGCTGCTTAATCGCCTGAAGCTTTCGCGCCTCTTTTACGCCCACTCCTACGTTTTTTTGGCGATGATGGTGCTCTATCTGATTTTGATCGACCGATTTTTCATAAGGTTCTGA
- a CDS encoding potassium channel family protein, with amino-acid sequence MSLRRISSRNNFLYLCLALVGMLLASAVTSQFPNTLLDTLFSILLVVMLLVGVKSLNTEAAWKRIVYVLAAILGSLMLLLHLYPTKATLFLVYTLLLLFFVGSFKKAARQILFTGRVDANKIVGSLSLYLLIGLIWTMLYLLILLFDAHAFHGIDVREWEHLFFRVAYYSFVTLTTLGYGDISPATPIAEFFVILEAVSGVFYMAIFVSSLINLAGQNASKQ; translated from the coding sequence ATGTCCCTGCGGCGAATCAGCAGTAGAAACAACTTTCTCTACCTCTGCCTGGCGCTGGTGGGGATGCTGCTGGCCAGTGCCGTCACCAGCCAGTTTCCCAACACCCTCCTGGACACCCTCTTCTCCATTCTGCTGGTCGTGATGCTTCTGGTGGGGGTCAAGAGCCTCAACACCGAAGCGGCCTGGAAGCGGATCGTCTATGTCTTGGCGGCGATCCTCGGGTCGCTGATGCTGCTGCTACACCTCTACCCCACCAAAGCGACCCTTTTTCTCGTCTACACGCTGCTGCTGCTCTTTTTCGTCGGCTCTTTCAAAAAGGCGGCGCGGCAGATCCTCTTTACGGGCAGGGTCGACGCCAACAAGATCGTCGGGTCGCTCTCGCTCTACCTGCTCATCGGCCTCATCTGGACCATGCTCTATCTGCTGATCCTTCTCTTCGACGCCCACGCCTTCCACGGCATCGACGTCAGGGAGTGGGAGCACCTCTTCTTCCGGGTCGCCTACTACAGCTTCGTCACCCTCACGACGCTGGGGTACGGCGATATCTCCCCCGCCACCCCCATCGCGGAGTTTTTCGTCATCCTCGAAGCGGTCTCCGGGGTCTTCTACATGGCGATCTTCGTCTCCAGCCTGATCAACCTGGCGGGACAGAATGCAAGTAAACAGTGA
- a CDS encoding AI-2E family transporter translates to MPSKIENEKVGTAIEIAIKLGFLFLVLYISYLIVKPFLALILWGIILAVAFEPLVKRLQKRFGNRKKVVIAMTTAMILVLVIPAWSLSDSLVASTSKLLAAVHGNEQIIPPPTEQVKSWPLVGEKVYDLWNKAHNDWREALAPFKEQIKAFILKLISMLKSGAMTLLLTIVSLVVAAFFLIGKEANTAFYHRIMRRILGERGDEWADISVLTIRSVATGVVGVAVIQSALALVGMVPMGVPLAPLWALIIMFLTIIQLPALIVIGPIIAYVYSYAEGTPATIFAVYMLVVGASDGVLKPMLMGRGVDLPMLVILIGAIGGMMLMGMIGLFLGAVILALAYKLFYLWLAETETNDVPAANQQ, encoded by the coding sequence ATGCCGTCAAAAATCGAAAATGAAAAGGTCGGAACCGCCATCGAGATCGCCATCAAACTCGGCTTTCTCTTCCTCGTCCTCTACATCTCCTACCTGATCGTCAAACCCTTTCTTGCGCTGATTTTGTGGGGCATTATCCTTGCCGTCGCTTTCGAGCCGCTCGTGAAGCGGCTACAGAAGCGGTTCGGTAACCGCAAAAAGGTGGTGATTGCCATGACGACGGCGATGATTCTGGTGCTGGTGATCCCCGCCTGGTCCCTCTCGGACAGTCTCGTCGCCTCCACCTCCAAACTCCTGGCGGCGGTCCACGGTAACGAACAGATCATCCCCCCGCCGACGGAGCAGGTGAAGTCCTGGCCGCTGGTGGGCGAAAAGGTCTATGACCTCTGGAACAAAGCCCATAACGACTGGCGGGAAGCCCTGGCCCCCTTCAAAGAGCAGATCAAAGCTTTCATTCTGAAACTGATCTCCATGCTCAAAAGCGGCGCCATGACCCTGCTGCTGACCATCGTTTCGCTGGTCGTCGCCGCCTTTTTCCTGATAGGGAAGGAGGCAAATACCGCCTTCTACCACCGCATCATGCGCCGCATCCTCGGCGAGCGGGGCGATGAATGGGCCGACATTTCGGTCCTGACCATCCGCAGCGTCGCCACCGGCGTCGTAGGGGTGGCCGTCATCCAGAGCGCCCTGGCGCTGGTGGGGATGGTTCCGATGGGCGTGCCCCTGGCGCCCCTGTGGGCCCTCATCATCATGTTCCTGACGATCATCCAGCTGCCGGCCCTCATCGTCATCGGCCCCATCATCGCCTATGTCTACTCCTACGCCGAAGGGACGCCGGCGACGATTTTCGCCGTCTACATGCTCGTCGTCGGCGCCAGCGACGGGGTCCTCAAGCCCATGCTGATGGGGCGGGGCGTCGACCTGCCGATGCTGGTCATCCTCATCGGCGCCATCGGGGGAATGATGCTGATGGGAATGATCGGCCTCTTCCTGGGTGCCGTCATTCTGGCGCTGGCCTACAAGCTCTTCTACCTCTGGCTGGCGGAAACGGAAACGAACGATGTCCCTGCGGCGAATCAGCAGTAG